One window of Nostoc sp. C052 genomic DNA carries:
- a CDS encoding esterase-like activity of phytase family protein, which translates to MLATPVPKVELVGFASLPADTFSNGPTSGKDVSANGRTGPFPGQPIQGFSGVQFANSNSLYFLSDNGYGSKDNSADFLLRINRLDPNFKGIENGDGSVKVLDYIQLSDPNHKVPFGIVNEATNDRLLTGADFDVESFVFDKDGTIWVGEEFGPYLLHFDATGKLLEAPIATPDHFKTLNGEAPKVIGHRGASGYRPEHTLESYKQAIARGADFIEPDLVVTKDGVLIARHEPALAVLNADGTVNFNNTTTNVYKHPEFADRKKTVSLDGNTITGWFAEDFTLAEIKTLRAEERLPFRDHSFDDQFEIPTLTEIINLVKQVEAETGKKIGIYPETKHPTYFANEATYVGTTDKIHRNISQLLIDTLKANNFTDPSRIFIQSFEVSNLKELHNTIMPAAGVDIPLIQLLDASDIDINGKIIESQPYDLKVSGDTRTYGDLRTPQGLAEVATYADGIGPWKRMIVSVKGTDANGDGKADDVNGDGVVNDADKTTLPPSTLIQDAHNAGLQVHPYTFRAEDQYLAADYKGQLALEIQQFYQLGVDALFSDFPDIADGVRDQLRDNPQYNVVRSPQNPDVLSGDAFANLGSSKGFEGGAINASKTKLYFLLEGTVQGDTPGALRINEFDLASHKYSNQLRYYRLDNPSNSIGDLAVINDNEYLVIERDNNQGAAAKFKRIYKIDLSKTDSNGYVAKEEVADLLNIKDPNDLNGDGKTTFDFPFQTIENVLVVDKNTILVANDNNYPFSTGRPGNDPQNPVIDNNEILLLKLEKPLNLAPGLGQPQAEAINFGSTTGDNVTVQPNQTLLTGDGADFVEGTTGNTIQTGNGDDTVLVGRDSSVSGGEGNDRIFIGQNGPAQNTTADGGNGNDVITVVEASGSNNLLGAAGDDNLSVIEGSRQSLFGGSGNDTLTSGGSNNRLYGGSGDDKLFSNANDSLFGGDGDDVLFAGQGGSNSLTGGTGIDQFWIANASLPTSKNIVTDFAIGIDKIGLGGVGITQFSALTLLQQGSDTIVKTGNTELASLLGITSTSLTANDFVFSASVV; encoded by the coding sequence ATACTTGCGACACCAGTACCCAAAGTTGAGTTAGTCGGTTTTGCCTCATTACCTGCTGATACCTTTAGTAATGGGCCAACTTCTGGTAAAGATGTTTCCGCCAATGGCAGAACCGGGCCTTTCCCAGGACAGCCAATACAGGGTTTTAGTGGTGTCCAGTTTGCTAACAGCAACTCTCTCTACTTCCTCTCAGATAATGGCTACGGTAGCAAAGATAATAGTGCAGATTTTCTACTGCGGATCAATCGTCTAGACCCAAATTTTAAGGGAATAGAAAATGGAGATGGCAGCGTTAAAGTTTTAGACTACATCCAATTGTCTGACCCTAACCACAAAGTTCCTTTTGGAATTGTTAACGAAGCAACTAATGACAGATTACTAACAGGTGCAGATTTTGATGTAGAGTCATTCGTCTTTGATAAAGATGGGACAATCTGGGTTGGAGAAGAGTTTGGCCCTTACCTACTGCATTTTGATGCCACTGGTAAGTTGTTGGAAGCTCCCATTGCGACACCTGACCATTTCAAAACTTTAAATGGAGAAGCACCTAAAGTCATTGGTCACAGAGGTGCAAGTGGCTATCGTCCAGAACACACCTTAGAGTCTTATAAGCAAGCAATTGCGCGAGGCGCTGACTTTATTGAGCCTGACTTGGTAGTTACAAAAGATGGTGTGCTAATTGCTCGTCATGAGCCTGCTTTAGCAGTTTTGAATGCTGATGGCACTGTCAACTTCAACAATACAACCACAAATGTTTACAAGCATCCAGAGTTTGCCGATCGCAAAAAAACGGTAAGTTTAGATGGAAACACAATTACAGGTTGGTTTGCTGAAGACTTCACTTTAGCTGAAATCAAGACTTTACGCGCAGAAGAACGTCTACCTTTTAGAGATCATTCCTTTGACGATCAATTTGAGATTCCTACCCTCACAGAAATCATCAACCTGGTTAAGCAAGTAGAAGCCGAGACAGGTAAAAAGATTGGTATCTACCCTGAAACGAAGCATCCAACATATTTTGCCAATGAAGCTACTTATGTAGGCACTACGGACAAAATACACCGAAATATCAGTCAGTTACTAATTGATACGCTGAAAGCAAATAACTTCACTGACCCCAGTCGCATCTTCATTCAGTCTTTTGAAGTAAGTAACCTCAAAGAACTGCATAATACCATCATGCCTGCCGCCGGGGTAGATATTCCACTGATTCAGCTTCTAGATGCAAGTGACATTGATATCAATGGCAAGATTATAGAAAGTCAGCCCTATGACTTGAAAGTAAGTGGTGACACTCGCACCTATGGCGACTTGCGAACACCCCAAGGCTTGGCTGAAGTTGCCACTTATGCTGACGGCATTGGTCCTTGGAAGCGGATGATTGTTAGCGTCAAAGGTACTGATGCTAATGGTGATGGCAAAGCCGATGATGTGAATGGAGATGGAGTAGTCAATGATGCTGATAAGACAACGTTACCTCCCTCTACCTTAATTCAAGATGCTCATAATGCAGGGTTGCAGGTTCATCCTTATACCTTCCGAGCAGAAGATCAATACTTAGCGGCAGATTACAAAGGCCAGCTAGCACTAGAAATTCAGCAGTTCTATCAATTAGGGGTAGATGCGCTATTTAGTGATTTCCCAGATATCGCGGATGGAGTACGAGATCAACTCAGAGATAATCCTCAGTATAATGTAGTGCGATCGCCACAAAATCCCGATGTGCTTTCAGGTGATGCCTTTGCTAACTTGGGTAGTTCCAAAGGTTTTGAGGGTGGAGCAATTAACGCCAGCAAAACCAAGCTTTATTTCCTCCTAGAAGGTACTGTTCAAGGTGATACTCCTGGTGCTTTACGGATTAACGAATTTGACCTCGCTAGCCACAAATACAGCAATCAGTTACGCTACTACAGATTGGATAATCCGTCAAACTCCATCGGAGATTTAGCAGTCATTAATGATAATGAGTACCTGGTCATTGAACGGGATAACAATCAGGGAGCTGCGGCTAAATTTAAGAGGATTTACAAAATAGACTTGTCTAAGACAGATTCTAATGGCTATGTCGCTAAAGAAGAAGTTGCAGACTTGTTAAACATCAAAGACCCCAACGACCTGAATGGAGACGGTAAGACTACCTTTGATTTCCCATTCCAAACCATTGAAAATGTTCTGGTTGTTGACAAAAATACCATTTTGGTAGCCAATGACAACAACTATCCTTTCTCTACAGGTCGTCCGGGGAATGATCCTCAAAATCCAGTCATAGACAACAATGAAATTCTACTGCTGAAGTTGGAGAAGCCGCTTAATCTTGCTCCTGGCTTAGGTCAACCACAAGCTGAAGCAATTAATTTTGGCTCCACTACTGGCGATAATGTTACCGTTCAGCCAAATCAAACCTTATTAACAGGTGACGGAGCGGATTTTGTAGAGGGTACTACTGGTAACACAATCCAAACTGGAAACGGTGATGATACAGTGCTAGTCGGTAGAGACTCTTCAGTGTCCGGCGGAGAGGGTAACGATCGGATCTTTATTGGTCAAAACGGCCCGGCTCAAAATACTACTGCCGATGGTGGTAATGGTAATGATGTTATTACCGTAGTGGAAGCTAGTGGTAGTAATAATTTACTTGGAGCGGCAGGTGATGATAATCTCTCAGTAATTGAAGGTTCTCGTCAATCATTATTTGGTGGCTCAGGTAACGATACACTTACCAGTGGCGGTAGCAATAACCGTCTCTACGGTGGTTCTGGCGATGACAAACTCTTCTCCAATGCCAATGACTCGCTATTTGGTGGCGATGGTGATGATGTGCTATTTGCTGGTCAAGGGGGTAGTAATAGCCTGACTGGTGGTACTGGTATTGACCAATTCTGGATTGCTAACGCCAGTCTGCCAACGAGCAAAAACATTGTGACTGATTTTGCGATCGGCATTGATAAAATCGGGCTGGGTGGTGTTGGTATCACTCAATTTAGTGCTTTAACACTGTTACAACAGGGTAGCGATACTATCGTAAAAACCGGAAATACAGAGTTAGCTTCATTACTGGGAATTACATCAACTAGCCTGACAGCAAATGATTTCGTTTTTTCTGCTAGTGTCGTTTAG
- a CDS encoding alkaline phosphatase family protein: MADTNGNGRNVIIFVADGLRNGSINPTDTPTLYGVRQQGVTFANSHSLFPTFTTPNASAIATGHYLGDTGDFSNTIYTGFPSPNANSSVTPFIENDAVLGDIDEKFPGNNFLNEESLLAYARSQGFNTAAVGKLGPVAIQDVTQVNREGGTTGTIPTPNTIIIDDSTNGATPPTTAAGSPSAVPLDPDIVARLQAAGLDVKPTTRVQPAGNNTTPGTLNANVAQQQYFADATTKVILPKFQEDGKPFALVYWSRDPDGSQHNQGDSLNTLTPGINGATSKAGVKNADDNLKQLLDYLKSTGLDKTTDVFITSDHGFSTISKQAIDSQGTKTTSYAATQTYTGVNPGFLPAGFVAIDLAHDLGLPLYDPNPTTLPPDLNHIQYATVDATQGQRPISGNGVIGGTGEVINGQLDPGTKIVVAANGGSDLIYLPNGNADFAKQVVNLLSQKDYISGIFVDDAYGNIPGALPLSAIGLKGDAQTPVPSIVINFKTFSTDPNNPNNPQAQVEIADTTLQQGQGMHGSFGRGDTFNNMEAIGPDFKQGYVDYAPVSNADVTPTLARILGLNIPSNGDLKGRAITEALVGGPDVVPSTREVLTSEETTNGQATILDSQSVGNTHYFTAAGFDGRTVGLTTLDLQFGSISSDDVTLKPNQTLFTGDGADFVEGNKSNTIQTGSGDDTVVVGGNSLLSTGDGNDQVLIGANGPANNTSADGGAGDDEVTVVEANGSNNLFGAAGSDTLTVVQGSHQLSFGGSGNDTLTSNGSNNRLYGGSGDDKLLGGVNDSLFGGDGDDVLFAGQGGSNSLTGGAGIDQFWIANASLPISKNIVTDFAIGTDKIGLGGIGASQLSDLTLLQQGSDTLVKIGNTELASLVGITSTSLTANDFIFATSVVA; the protein is encoded by the coding sequence ATGGCTGATACAAATGGCAACGGTAGAAATGTCATTATTTTTGTTGCAGATGGATTGCGTAACGGTTCTATAAACCCCACTGATACCCCAACTTTATATGGTGTCCGTCAGCAGGGAGTTACTTTCGCCAATAGTCATTCGCTGTTTCCAACATTCACCACCCCCAATGCTTCTGCGATCGCCACGGGGCATTATCTGGGTGATACAGGTGACTTTAGCAACACTATCTACACTGGTTTTCCCAGTCCTAATGCCAATAGTAGTGTTACGCCATTCATTGAAAATGATGCGGTTCTGGGGGATATCGATGAAAAGTTTCCTGGTAACAACTTTTTAAATGAAGAGTCACTTCTAGCTTACGCGCGATCGCAGGGTTTCAACACGGCAGCAGTTGGTAAATTAGGGCCAGTTGCCATCCAAGATGTTACACAAGTTAATAGAGAAGGTGGTACTACGGGTACTATTCCTACTCCCAATACAATCATTATTGATGACAGTACAAATGGTGCAACACCACCAACTACAGCCGCAGGTTCACCTTCTGCCGTTCCTCTCGATCCAGATATTGTTGCTCGCTTACAAGCTGCGGGTTTAGATGTAAAACCGACAACACGAGTCCAGCCAGCTGGTAACAATACAACTCCAGGCACCCTGAATGCCAATGTGGCTCAACAACAATACTTTGCAGATGCCACAACCAAGGTAATTTTACCCAAGTTTCAGGAAGATGGTAAACCATTCGCATTGGTTTACTGGTCAAGAGATCCCGATGGTAGTCAACACAATCAAGGTGATAGCTTAAACACCTTGACACCAGGTATCAATGGTGCAACTTCAAAAGCTGGGGTCAAAAATGCTGATGATAATTTAAAGCAGCTTCTTGACTATCTCAAGAGTACAGGCTTAGACAAGACAACTGATGTCTTTATTACTTCTGATCACGGTTTTTCTACCATTAGCAAACAAGCTATTGATAGCCAAGGTACAAAAACTACAAGTTATGCTGCTACCCAAACTTATACAGGTGTAAATCCGGGATTTCTACCAGCAGGCTTTGTAGCGATTGATTTAGCTCACGATTTAGGTCTACCCCTATACGATCCTAACCCTACAACCCTCCCCCCAGACTTAAACCACATCCAGTATGCGACTGTTGATGCTACACAAGGTCAACGTCCGATTTCTGGGAATGGGGTAATTGGTGGCACAGGTGAGGTAATTAATGGCCAACTTGACCCAGGTACAAAAATAGTTGTAGCTGCAAATGGTGGCTCTGACTTAATTTATCTACCCAATGGCAATGCTGACTTCGCTAAACAGGTAGTGAATTTGCTCTCACAGAAAGACTACATCAGTGGTATTTTTGTAGACGACGCTTATGGAAATATCCCAGGTGCTTTACCTCTAAGTGCGATCGGGCTAAAAGGTGATGCTCAAACACCAGTTCCATCTATTGTGATCAACTTCAAAACCTTTAGCACCGACCCAAATAACCCAAACAATCCTCAAGCTCAAGTAGAAATTGCTGACACAACTTTGCAGCAAGGACAAGGAATGCATGGTAGCTTTGGTCGAGGTGATACCTTCAATAACATGGAGGCGATTGGCCCTGATTTTAAACAAGGCTACGTAGACTATGCACCCGTCAGTAATGCTGATGTCACACCTACACTTGCTCGAATTCTGGGGTTAAATATTCCCAGTAATGGCGATTTGAAAGGTCGTGCCATCACAGAAGCATTAGTGGGAGGCCCGGATGTAGTTCCCTCCACGAGAGAAGTCTTAACTTCAGAAGAAACTACTAATGGTCAAGCAACAATTCTTGATTCTCAGAGTGTAGGCAATACTCATTACTTTACAGCCGCAGGGTTTGATGGTCGCACTGTTGGATTAACAACATTAGACCTTCAATTTGGTTCTATCAGTAGTGATGATGTCACCCTCAAGCCAAATCAAACCTTATTTACAGGTGATGGAGCAGATTTTGTAGAGGGTAATAAAAGTAACACAATCCAGACCGGAAGCGGTGATGATACGGTAGTGGTCGGTGGTAACTCCTTATTGTCCACAGGAGATGGTAACGATCAAGTCTTGATTGGCGCAAATGGCCCTGCTAACAACACTAGTGCTGATGGTGGTGCTGGTGATGATGAAGTTACCGTAGTTGAAGCCAATGGTAGTAATAATTTGTTTGGGGCAGCAGGAAGTGATACTTTGACAGTAGTTCAAGGTTCGCATCAACTGTCCTTCGGTGGCTCAGGTAACGACACACTCACCAGTAACGGTAGCAATAACCGTCTCTACGGTGGCTCTGGGGATGACAAACTCTTGGGTGGTGTGAATGATTCACTCTTTGGTGGCGATGGTGATGATGTGTTATTTGCTGGTCAAGGGGGTAGTAATAGCCTGACTGGTGGTGCTGGTATTGACCAATTCTGGATTGCTAATGCCAGTCTGCCAATTAGCAAGAATATCGTGACTGACTTTGCGATCGGCACTGATAAAATCGGGCTTGGTGGCATTGGTGCTAGCCAATTGAGTGATTTAACACTATTGCAACAAGGTAGTGACACCTTAGTGAAAATCGGAAATACAGAGTTGGCTTCATTAGTTGGAATTACATCAACTAGTCTCACAGCCAATGACTTTATTTTCGCTACTAGTGTTGTGGCTTAA